Genomic window (Sulfurovum sp. NBC37-1):
ATTTGCTCCACCTCCATACCCTACTATTGGTGCAGGATTGGCACAGGATTTTGGTTTTGGTTATAACCTTGGTGCAACTTATGATTTTTCTAATGGACTTGTCCTTGGTGCAGTTTATAAATCAAAAATAGATATGGAATATACAAACCAGCTTAGTACTGCAACAAAACCTTTTGGGATACAGCTACCGGACGGTAATCATCTGGAGCAGCCAGCCGAGTTTGGTGTAGGTATTGCCTATTCCATGGGGCAACATACTTTTGCATTCGATTATAAGAAAATTCAATGGTCAGATGCTAAAGGATATAAAGATTTTCAATGGGAAGATCAAAATGTTTACGCATTCGGTTATGAATATGCGCAGGATAATTGGGCTCTGAGAGCAGGTTACAATTACTCATCCAGTGCTGTGGTAGAAACCATTAACCCTGCAATGAATATGTTTAACCTCCTTGGGTTCCCTGCTACAGAAGAGCAACACTATACAATAGGTGGAACGTATGCTTTCAATGATCAATTCTCTATGGATCTGGCTTATGTATATGCTGCAGAGAATACTGAAACATTTGATGTAAGTGCATTAGGAATGGGTATAGATTCTGTTACTACTGATCACTCAGAGAATTCTGTCTCTATCCAACTTAATTATACATTTTAAAAACAGTGTACCAAACTCCGGTTTGGTACAAAACCTTTTCCCTTTCTTCCCATTTTTACCAAATCAGCTAAAACTTTACCCTTCTCTCTTTCATTCTTAAGTGGCTTAGTGTAAAATATAAATATAACTTATTTCATTAAAACAATTTAATAAATAAAGGTGTATTATGAAAAAATCTTTTTTAGCCGCTTTTCTCCTTGTTTCTCTTCCTACTGTGACACTTCTTGCCAATACCATCAATATTACCGGTACGATCGTTTCTGATAATCAGAAATACATCGGTGCACGCTATATGGGTTATGTCAAAGAAGTCTTTGTGAACATCGGGGACAGGGTCAAAAGAGAGGACGATCTCTTTAAAATGGACTCGGCTGAGTTTGACATTCTCAAGGAACAGGCGAACCTCGCACTTGAACAGGCAGAGATCCTGACTGATGTCTACCGAAGCAAACTCGATGAAATACGTCGAAACAAAGCCCTGCTTTCAAGGAACAAGAACAGCACATTCAATTTTGAAGATATGAACGAAAATCTTTCGATAACTGCAGAACATACATCATCGATGCTCAAAGCCATGAAAGCGATCGTCAAAAGCGCTTCACAGAAAGCGAAAGAGGTGAGTATCATTTCCCATTACCTGGAGGTCAAGGCCCCAAGCAACGGGATTATCGTCCAGAAAAATCTGCATGTGGGAGATATGGTCATGCCCGGTTTCCCCGTCATGGTCCTGGTCGATCTCGATCATCCTGAAATAGAAGCCCAGGTCTCTGAAAGTGACCTGCTCAAGATAAATAAAGGAGATTTTGTCAAGTTCACTATCCCATCCATCCGATATCATGGAAGAGGACGCATCAAGTCCATCGTACCGAGTGCCAACCCTATGACACATACATTTACCATTCGCATCAAATTCAAGAAAGACAGTGAAAAGATCTATCCCGGTATGTATGCCAAGATAGAGATAGAGTATGACCCCACAGTGTATGAACAGAATTTTGCTTCTTCAGACTAAAAGTTCTCTTTCCTGCGATGGAAGCTAAAAAAATTTTGTTCCTGGAAGTGATGCTTTAGCTTCACCGAAACATTTCCCAAAGCTAAAGCATCGGCTTTTGAAAAAGACACTGCCCCATTGCCATCCTGAACGTGATTCAGGATCCCTTGAGTAACTTCCTGCTCTAAGAGATTCTGAAACGAATTCAGAACGATGTACAGATATGGGCACCTCTATTTATCCTTGTCACAATCTTTTTTATGCTTTTCGGGAAAGAGGATTGTTCTGAGATTGTCCGTCAGTACACAGAGATGTTCATCTTCATCGAACTCTTCACCCTCCCCGCACTTGTTGCCTGCATGAGGGTCCATCGCTTTGGCATTGTCCATCAATACAGGAATGAAGAAGAGTGCTACAAGTGTCGCGGCAATACTTCCAAAGATAAGCGCGATCCCCAGTCCTCCGAAGATCGGGTCTGTTGAAAGCAGCAGGGAACCCAGTATGATCGCAACGGCGGTCATTAGGATCGGTTTGGCTCTGGTCGCCGTGGCAATGGCAATGGCGCGTTTCTTCTCATGACCTTCCTGCATCAATGATTTGGAGAAATCGATCAGCAGCAGTGAACCGCGTGCAGAGATCCCCATAAGCGAAATGAAACCGATGAGAGAAGTCGCGGTCAGGAAGAAGTGAGTATCGGTAATAGCCAGAGAGATCTTGTCCGTCACCCAGTGCCCGACGATCACTCCGATGATCGAAAGAAAACTGCCCGCCAGTACAATCCCGCTGAGTGCGAACGATTTATAATACACGACCATCAGCAGAAACATCAGTATCAATGCCGCAATAAAGGCACCTCCCAGATCCCTGAAGGTATCGAGTGAAACTTTCATCTCTCCATCCCAGCGTATCAGTATCTCTTCACCTGTCAGTTTGTCTTTTGCTTTGAGATCGAACATATAAGTGGTGATACCTGGTACTTTTTCTATATAGTATTGGTCCTTCAGGACTTTAAGCATTTTGTCGCGGGCATCAAGCAGAGGATAGACCTGTGAGACCATATCGCATTCTGCCGTGATGATCGCCATATTTTTCAAGTCTTTCCTGAAGATCGTAGGACTGGAGTCAACCTCTTTGATATCCACTACTTCAGTCACCGGGACCATCATTCCTTTCCGGTTCATCAGCCGCAGGCTTGAAAGCTTGTTCTTCAGCGTCCTTTTGCTCTCACCGTCGATCATACGGGAATCTTTGTTCAGGCGCAGAAAGATCGGTATCTGATCCTGCTGATTCTTGGTATTTTTCTCAGCGACCGGCATTCCCTTGAATGCAAGGTAAATGATCTTGTTGACCTGGTCTACGCTCAGGGCACTGCGTATGATCTTTTCTTTATTGGGAGAAAGCATATAGGTCTTGTAAATATCATCCATCATAATATCTACATCTACCAGTCCCTCGGTCCGGGAAAGTATCTGCGAGACTTTCCCGGCCATTTTGCGCAGCTGTCTATCACTCTTTGCGTAAAGCTCCACTACGACCGTAGCCAGCGTCGGAGGTCCGGAAGGCATTTCGATGAACCGGATACTGGTTGAAGGTAGCAGAGATCCGCAGACTTTTTGTATCTTAGGGCGCAAACGGTGAACCATCATGAACGAAGGCTCGTCACGTTTGTGCTTGTCTGTCAGGTTGACCACCACTTCCGCCTGGTTCTGAAAACGCTTGAATGCACTTCCTTTAACCAGGCCAGCATAGTCAAGTGGTGCCCCCTGCCCCAAAAAAACTTCCATGTCGGTTATTTCAGGCTCTTTTTCCAGTTCACTGACAACACACTGGGCCACCTGCCGTGTTTCTTTGATGGACGCATTGGTCGCCGTATCTATATAGACCGTCAGCGTATTGGCACTTTTACCCGGCAGCATT
Coding sequences:
- a CDS encoding OmpP1/FadL family transporter, producing MKKSNLNLLGTGIALSLVTSTLLHATNGDTLIGLGAKARGMGGVGIAVTHGAESGLANPALITTVEKTEISFGGTVFMPDIKTQLNTNPMAPLPPQAKMTSDADMNLIPEVSLASKITENFYIGVGMWGTGGMGTDYSQGPGLNQTIMSGQFSNFNMVTNLQLMQFAVPLAYKIEGLSIAIAPIIMYGNLDISYTLPSPFAPPPYPTIGAGLAQDFGFGYNLGATYDFSNGLVLGAVYKSKIDMEYTNQLSTATKPFGIQLPDGNHLEQPAEFGVGIAYSMGQHTFAFDYKKIQWSDAKGYKDFQWEDQNVYAFGYEYAQDNWALRAGYNYSSSAVVETINPAMNMFNLLGFPATEEQHYTIGGTYAFNDQFSMDLAYVYAAENTETFDVSALGMGIDSVTTDHSENSVSIQLNYTF
- a CDS encoding efflux RND transporter periplasmic adaptor subunit, producing MKKSFLAAFLLVSLPTVTLLANTINITGTIVSDNQKYIGARYMGYVKEVFVNIGDRVKREDDLFKMDSAEFDILKEQANLALEQAEILTDVYRSKLDEIRRNKALLSRNKNSTFNFEDMNENLSITAEHTSSMLKAMKAIVKSASQKAKEVSIISHYLEVKAPSNGIIVQKNLHVGDMVMPGFPVMVLVDLDHPEIEAQVSESDLLKINKGDFVKFTIPSIRYHGRGRIKSIVPSANPMTHTFTIRIKFKKDSEKIYPGMYAKIEIEYDPTVYEQNFASSD
- a CDS encoding efflux RND transporter permease subunit, coding for MKFEHFLYRILDSRRNKWIVIGLVLLALMGSVMMIPTKLVLAKMLPGKSANTLTVYIDTATNASIKETRQVAQCVVSELEKEPEITDMEVFLGQGAPLDYAGLVKGSAFKRFQNQAEVVVNLTDKHKRDEPSFMMVHRLRPKIQKVCGSLLPSTSIRFIEMPSGPPTLATVVVELYAKSDRQLRKMAGKVSQILSRTEGLVDVDIMMDDIYKTYMLSPNKEKIIRSALSVDQVNKIIYLAFKGMPVAEKNTKNQQDQIPIFLRLNKDSRMIDGESKRTLKNKLSSLRLMNRKGMMVPVTEVVDIKEVDSSPTIFRKDLKNMAIITAECDMVSQVYPLLDARDKMLKVLKDQYYIEKVPGITTYMFDLKAKDKLTGEEILIRWDGEMKVSLDTFRDLGGAFIAALILMFLLMVVYYKSFALSGIVLAGSFLSIIGVIVGHWVTDKISLAITDTHFFLTATSLIGFISLMGISARGSLLLIDFSKSLMQEGHEKKRAIAIATATRAKPILMTAVAIILGSLLLSTDPIFGGLGIALIFGSIAATLVALFFIPVLMDNAKAMDPHAGNKCGEGEEFDEDEHLCVLTDNLRTILFPEKHKKDCDKDK